The genomic window TGGCTTCGGTAAGCGCGGTGTTGAAGGCAAAATTATGGCGGCACGTTATGCGCGTGAAAATAAAATACCTTACCTCGGTATCTGCCTCGGAATGCAAGTTGCTTTGATTGAGTATGCACGTAATATGGCTGGTTTAAGCATGGCAAACTCGACCGAGTTCGACATGGAAACCGAACAACCGGTCGTGGCCTTGATTAATGAATGGCAAAACCATGACGGCAAGGTAGAGACTCGTGACGAGAATTCAGATCTGGGCGGAACCATGCGTTTGGGCGCACAAACTTGCGCAGTAAATCCCGGCACTTTAGCTGCTGAGATCTACGGTAATGTCGTCACTGAACGCCATCGTCACCGCTACGAAGCAAACAATCATTATTTGGCACGCGTAGAAAAAGCGGGTTTAACAGTTTCGGCACGAACCCCGACCGAAGACCTGTGCGAAATCATGGAATTGCCACGCGATGTACACCCTTGGTATTTAGGTGTGCAATATCATCCTGAGTTCAAATCAACACCACGTGATGGACATCCTTTGTTCATCTCATTTGCCAAGGCAGCGATTGCCCATAAAAAAGCGAACGGACAATAACATGAAGCTTTGCGGTTTTGATGTCGGCCTCGATCATCCTTTCTTTCTCATCGCAGGTCCATGCGTTATTGAGTCCCATCAAATGGCGCTTGATACTGCTGGTGCTTTGAAAGAGATGACGACAGCCTTAGGTATTCCTTTCATCTATAAGTCTTCTTTCGATAAGGCCAACCGCTCATCCGGTACGTCTTTCCGTGGCTTGGGAATGGAGAAGGGCTTAGAGATTTTGGCTGACGTCAAGAAGCAATTGAATGTGCCGGTATTGACCGATATCCATGCGATCGAAGAAATTAAACCGGTGGCAGCGGTGGTCGATGTCTTGCAGACGCCTGCATTTCTGTGCCGTCAGACTGATTTTATTCAGGCCTGTGCGCAATCTGGGATACCAGTCAATATTAAGAAAGGCCAATTCTTAGCGCCCCACGATATGATTAATGTCATCGCCAAGGCGCGCGCTGCAGCTAAAGAAGTTGGCTTATCCGAAGATCTTTTCATGGCCTGCGAACGTGGTGTC from Undibacterium parvum includes these protein-coding regions:
- the kdsA gene encoding 3-deoxy-8-phosphooctulonate synthase, whose protein sequence is MKLCGFDVGLDHPFFLIAGPCVIESHQMALDTAGALKEMTTALGIPFIYKSSFDKANRSSGTSFRGLGMEKGLEILADVKKQLNVPVLTDIHAIEEIKPVAAVVDVLQTPAFLCRQTDFIQACAQSGIPVNIKKGQFLAPHDMINVIAKARAAAKEVGLSEDLFMACERGVSFGYNNLVSDMRSLAIMRETNCPVVFDATHSVQLPGGQGTSSGGQREFVPVLARAAIAVGVAGLFMETHPNPAMAMSDGPNAVPLGRMKELLSTLIDLDRVVKKNGFLESSFN